A portion of the Thermosipho africanus Ob7 genome contains these proteins:
- the speD gene encoding adenosylmethionine decarboxylase, whose protein sequence is MKSLGRHIIAEFYDCDKEILDNVEKIEQSMKNAAYETGATLVNSSFHRFLPYGVSGVVVISESHLTIHTWPEYGYAAVDLFTCGDDVDPWKAFTYLKEVLKSQRVHVVEHLRGKYDEIGIPENSPHKMEV, encoded by the coding sequence ATGAAAAGCTTAGGAAGACATATCATAGCAGAATTTTATGACTGTGACAAGGAAATTCTTGACAATGTTGAAAAAATTGAGCAATCAATGAAAAATGCAGCGTATGAAACTGGTGCTACGCTAGTTAACTCCTCATTCCATAGATTCCTCCCTTACGGAGTAAGTGGAGTAGTAGTTATATCAGAATCTCATTTAACAATCCATACATGGCCTGAATACGGTTACGCCGCTGTAGATTTGTTTACATGTGGAGATGATGTAGATCCATGGAAGGCTTTTACATATCTTAAAGAAGTTTTGAAATCCCAAAGAGTACATGTTGTAGAACATTTAAGGGGGAAATACGACGAAATAGGAATTCCAGAAAATTCCCCGCATAAAATGGAGGTGTAA
- the speE gene encoding polyamine aminopropyltransferase, which produces MSEKKIIDGMQYGFVPNRHLWYFEYYTPGNCGIFMKMNKHLYSAQSKYQRIDIFETDFFGRVFSLDGITMTTEKDDFFYHEMLVHVPMFMHPNPKKVLVIGGGDGGSVREVLKHKSVEKVIMCEIDEMVVEAAKKYLPVTASKLDDPRVELVFEDGSQFVRNFKNEFDVIIIDSTDPTAGEGGHLFTEDFYKACFDALKENGTFSAESEDWLYDGAWLRLAYSRIKKVFPVTKLYLGFMPTYPSGMWGYTFASKGVDPIKDFDPEKVKNFGEELKYYNEEIHKAAFALPTFLKKELENL; this is translated from the coding sequence ATGTCCGAAAAAAAAATAATCGATGGAATGCAATATGGCTTTGTACCTAATAGACATCTCTGGTACTTTGAATATTACACTCCAGGTAATTGTGGTATTTTCATGAAAATGAATAAACATCTTTATAGTGCACAAAGTAAATATCAAAGAATAGATATTTTCGAAACGGATTTCTTTGGTAGAGTCTTTTCATTAGATGGAATTACAATGACTACAGAAAAGGATGACTTTTTCTACCACGAAATGCTAGTTCATGTACCAATGTTCATGCATCCAAACCCAAAAAAGGTATTAGTAATTGGTGGCGGTGACGGTGGAAGTGTAAGAGAAGTATTGAAACACAAAAGTGTAGAAAAAGTTATAATGTGTGAAATTGACGAAATGGTTGTCGAAGCAGCAAAAAAATATCTTCCTGTCACAGCTTCAAAATTGGATGACCCAAGGGTAGAACTTGTCTTTGAAGATGGTTCTCAATTTGTAAGGAATTTTAAAAATGAATTTGATGTAATTATAATTGATTCAACAGATCCAACAGCAGGTGAAGGAGGGCACCTATTTACTGAAGATTTTTACAAAGCATGTTTTGATGCTCTCAAGGAAAATGGTACTTTTTCTGCTGAATCAGAAGATTGGTTATATGATGGTGCATGGTTAAGACTTGCATATTCTAGAATAAAGAAAGTATTCCCTGTTACAAAACTATACCTTGGATTTATGCCAACTTATCCAAGTGGTATGTGGGGTTACACATTTGCATCAAAAGGAGTTGATCCTATTAAAGATTTTGATCCTGAAAAAGTTAAGAACTTTGGCGAAGAATTAAAATATTACAACGAAGAAATTCATAAAGCTGCATTTGCCTTGCCAACTTTCTTAAAAAAGGAATTAGAGAATTTATAA
- a CDS encoding extracellular solute-binding protein, protein MKKFWITLILIAVVVVVTFVAIPKKKVLYIYNWEEYIPEEVIKSFEEKYNCKVVYDSFASNEEMYAKIKAGGGGYDIVFPSGDHVSIMKKEGLLLKLDLSKIPNFKYLDKEILSKTIYDPNHEYSVPYMLGSTGIAVNKKYVKDYEHSWAIFEDERLKGKMTLLDDMREVFGGALKYLGYSVNTTNPKEIEEAKQLILKWKKNIVKFDASSYANGIVNGEYWVVHGYGEDIFQRVPEGEEDNFDFFIPKEGGTLWIDNMVILKDAKNVDLAYKFINHILDPKNAAIIAEFLGLPSPNTEARKYITSEPIYTLEDLKNCEFINDLGDAIELYNKAWQEIIM, encoded by the coding sequence ATGAAAAAATTTTGGATTACTTTAATATTAATTGCCGTCGTCGTAGTTGTTACATTTGTTGCTATTCCTAAAAAGAAAGTACTTTACATATACAACTGGGAAGAATATATTCCAGAAGAGGTAATTAAATCTTTTGAAGAAAAATACAATTGTAAAGTGGTTTACGATTCTTTTGCTTCGAATGAAGAAATGTATGCAAAAATCAAAGCTGGTGGTGGGGGATACGATATAGTTTTCCCATCGGGAGATCACGTATCAATAATGAAAAAAGAAGGTTTGTTATTAAAATTAGATCTTTCAAAAATACCTAATTTTAAATATCTAGACAAAGAAATCCTTTCAAAAACAATTTATGATCCAAATCACGAATATAGCGTACCATACATGCTAGGATCAACAGGAATTGCTGTTAACAAAAAATATGTTAAAGATTATGAACATTCATGGGCTATATTTGAAGATGAAAGATTGAAAGGAAAAATGACACTTCTTGACGATATGAGAGAAGTATTTGGTGGAGCATTAAAATATCTAGGGTATTCTGTTAATACAACAAATCCTAAAGAAATAGAAGAAGCAAAACAATTGATACTTAAATGGAAAAAAAATATTGTAAAATTTGATGCATCTTCATATGCAAATGGAATAGTGAATGGTGAATACTGGGTAGTTCATGGATACGGTGAAGATATATTCCAGAGAGTTCCAGAAGGTGAAGAAGATAATTTTGATTTCTTTATTCCAAAAGAAGGTGGAACTTTATGGATCGATAACATGGTTATACTCAAAGATGCAAAAAATGTTGACCTTGCATACAAATTTATAAATCACATTCTTGATCCTAAAAATGCTGCAATAATTGCCGAATTTTTAGGACTTCCTTCACCAAATACAGAAGCAAGAAAATATATTACAAGTGAACCTATTTATACTTTAGAAGATCTCAAAAACTGTGAATTTATAAATGATTTAGGCGATGCAATAGAATTATATAACAAAGCATGGCAAGAAATAATTATGTAA